Proteins from a genomic interval of Harpia harpyja isolate bHarHar1 chromosome 7, bHarHar1 primary haplotype, whole genome shotgun sequence:
- the MFAP2 gene encoding microfibrillar-associated protein 2 isoform X1 — MRAVGLFLLCLPAALLVQGQYSRFEGITYPEPVQYSQYDQQSEIQDYYDYHDVTPRAPEEQFRYQSQQQSQQEIVPAPTPAAAPETEPTEPGPLDCREEQYPCTRLYSVHKPCKQCLNEICFYSLRRVYVINKEICVRTVCAHEELLRADLCRDKFSKCGVMATSGLCQTVVASCARSCGGC; from the exons CAGCGCTCCTGGTCCAGGGACAGTACAGCAGGTTTGAAGGCATCACCTACCCCGAGCCGGTACAATATTCCCAGTACGACCAGCAATCAG AAATTCAGGATTACTACGACTATCACG ATGTCACCCCCCGTGCCCCCGAGGAGCAGTTTCGGTACCAGTCCCAGCAGCAATCCCAGCAGGAAATCGTGCCGGCCCCGACCCCAG ctgctgcccctgAGACCGAGCCCACAGAGCCAGGACCCCTCG ACTGCCGGGAGGAGCAGTACCCCTGCACCAGGCTCTACTCCGTGCACAAGCCCTGCAAGCAGTGCCTGAACGAGATCTGCTTTTACAg CCTCCGACGCGTTTACGTGATCAACAAGGAGATCTGCGTCCGCACCGTGTGTGCCCACGAAGAGTTGCTGCGAG CCGATCTCTGCCGCGACAAGTTTTCCAAGTGCGGGGTGATGGCCACCAGTGGGCTCTGCCAAACTGTTGTTGCATCCTGCGCCCGCAGCTGCGGCGGATGCTGA
- the MFAP2 gene encoding microfibrillar-associated protein 2 isoform X2, translating to MRAVGLFLLCLPALLVQGQYSRFEGITYPEPVQYSQYDQQSEIQDYYDYHDVTPRAPEEQFRYQSQQQSQQEIVPAPTPAAAPETEPTEPGPLDCREEQYPCTRLYSVHKPCKQCLNEICFYSLRRVYVINKEICVRTVCAHEELLRADLCRDKFSKCGVMATSGLCQTVVASCARSCGGC from the exons CGCTCCTGGTCCAGGGACAGTACAGCAGGTTTGAAGGCATCACCTACCCCGAGCCGGTACAATATTCCCAGTACGACCAGCAATCAG AAATTCAGGATTACTACGACTATCACG ATGTCACCCCCCGTGCCCCCGAGGAGCAGTTTCGGTACCAGTCCCAGCAGCAATCCCAGCAGGAAATCGTGCCGGCCCCGACCCCAG ctgctgcccctgAGACCGAGCCCACAGAGCCAGGACCCCTCG ACTGCCGGGAGGAGCAGTACCCCTGCACCAGGCTCTACTCCGTGCACAAGCCCTGCAAGCAGTGCCTGAACGAGATCTGCTTTTACAg CCTCCGACGCGTTTACGTGATCAACAAGGAGATCTGCGTCCGCACCGTGTGTGCCCACGAAGAGTTGCTGCGAG CCGATCTCTGCCGCGACAAGTTTTCCAAGTGCGGGGTGATGGCCACCAGTGGGCTCTGCCAAACTGTTGTTGCATCCTGCGCCCGCAGCTGCGGCGGATGCTGA